The proteins below come from a single Oceanotoga teriensis genomic window:
- a CDS encoding sensor histidine kinase, translating to MTLNLRFKLIIQNIMIFLIVFLIIYFVMMNVLYESILNKSVEFVDKRVDEYKYYIDETIKGFDGLNIYDYLKEKSPIISEYMHSKLDIQIEIYNNRKEMMSQTLPNKKYYVYQDVHYAVNGKKTYIIKNDDGIKLLFFSAPIFYDNEVIGCIRYIYPLISEFEIIAKNNLIFIITGILSFIAVFFMSYIYSFKILNPLKKLKDEAEKISEGDFNSTININTGDEIEELTNSFNKMSENINKYIRNLKDEKDKQKRFVDNIAHELKTPLTSIIGYSEILPKLKDSKDIEKSLEYINNQGKRLLILVEEMLYISKLNKNSIHVVLKNHSIKKILEDALNTLRPRIEKFSINIIKQFEDTIVRCDYEKTYECFLNIIDNSIKHSNCSTLEFRILIDREYKIIEIKDNGKGIDEKNIDKIFEPFYSGSKEIKSTGLGLSIVKDIMKKQNGDIKIESVENEYTKVILKFESSESI from the coding sequence ATGACTTTAAATCTTAGATTTAAACTCATAATACAAAATATTATGATATTTTTGATAGTTTTTTTGATAATATATTTTGTTATGATGAATGTACTTTATGAAAGTATACTTAATAAGTCTGTTGAATTTGTTGATAAAAGAGTTGATGAATATAAGTATTATATAGACGAAACGATAAAGGGTTTTGATGGATTAAATATTTATGATTATTTAAAAGAAAAAAGTCCTATTATAAGCGAATATATGCATTCAAAACTTGATATACAGATTGAAATATATAATAATAGAAAAGAAATGATGAGTCAAACTTTACCGAATAAAAAATATTATGTTTATCAGGATGTTCACTATGCTGTAAATGGTAAAAAAACTTATATAATAAAAAATGATGATGGAATAAAATTATTATTTTTCTCAGCACCAATTTTTTATGATAATGAAGTAATAGGCTGTATAAGATATATTTATCCATTAATAAGTGAATTTGAAATAATTGCTAAAAATAATTTAATATTTATAATAACTGGTATTTTGTCTTTTATAGCGGTATTTTTTATGAGTTATATTTATTCTTTTAAAATATTAAATCCATTAAAAAAATTAAAAGATGAGGCAGAAAAAATTTCAGAAGGAGACTTTAACTCTACAATAAATATAAATACTGGAGATGAAATAGAAGAGTTAACAAATTCATTTAATAAAATGTCTGAAAATATAAATAAATATATAAGAAATCTAAAAGATGAAAAAGATAAACAAAAAAGATTTGTAGATAATATTGCCCATGAATTAAAAACACCATTAACATCTATAATAGGATATTCAGAAATTTTACCAAAATTAAAAGATTCAAAAGATATAGAAAAATCTTTGGAGTATATAAATAATCAGGGAAAAAGACTTTTAATTCTAGTAGAAGAAATGCTTTATATTTCAAAATTGAATAAAAATTCTATACATGTAGTGTTAAAAAATCATAGCATAAAAAAAATACTGGAAGATGCTTTAAACACTTTAAGACCAAGAATAGAAAAATTTTCTATAAATATAATCAAACAATTTGAGGATACGATTGTTAGATGCGATTATGAAAAAACTTATGAATGTTTTTTAAATATAATAGATAATTCCATTAAACATAGTAATTGTAGTACTTTGGAGTTCAGAATTTTAATTGATAGAGAATATAAGATAATTGAGATAAAAGATAATGGTAAAGGTATAGATGAAAAGAATATAGATAAAATTTTTGAGCCATTTTATTCAGGGTCTAAAGAAATAAAAAGTACAGGACTTGGTTTGAGTATTGTGAAAGATATAATGAAAAAACAAAATGGAGATATAAAAATTGAGAGTGTTGAAAATGAATATACAAAAGTAATTCTAAAGTTTGAAAGTAGTGAATCAATATGA
- a CDS encoding GyrI-like domain-containing protein, with product MNMSPKFVKLESFNVLGFRYFGKNENNEISDLWTKFYLEIKKYKEFINKDKIGLCSKVNTDGDFEYYGKDYKNDEDDSVIYIYYPIE from the coding sequence ATGAATATGTCACCAAAATTTGTGAAATTAGAAAGTTTTAATGTTTTAGGGTTTAGATACTTTGGAAAAAATGAAAATAATGAAATTTCTGATTTATGGACAAAATTTTATTTAGAAATTAAAAAATATAAGGAGTTCATAAATAAAGATAAAATAGGTCTTTGTAGTAAAGTCAATACTGATGGTGATTTTGAGTATTATGGTAAAGATTATAAGAATGATGAAGATGATTCTGTTATTTATATTTATTATCCAATAGAATAA
- a CDS encoding response regulator transcription factor, with the protein MFKIFIIEDDKKLSALLSQNLEKWNFITKEVEDFSNIINEFINYDPNLVLLDINLPAFDGFYWCSKIREISKVPVIFISSRNSNMDIIMAINMGGDDFIQKPLSTEILIAKINALLRRTYSYHDTQTNVIEYNGIVLDMKDNILIYKDEKIELTKNEYKILYVLIKNNNKIVLRDDIMRVLWEDESFVDDNTLTVNINRLRKKLEEYGIKDVIKTKKGQGYILS; encoded by the coding sequence ATGTTTAAAATTTTTATAATTGAGGATGATAAAAAATTAAGTGCTCTTTTATCTCAAAATCTTGAAAAATGGAACTTTATAACTAAAGAGGTAGAAGATTTTTCAAATATTATAAATGAATTTATAAATTATGATCCTAATCTAGTATTACTTGATATAAATCTTCCTGCATTTGATGGCTTTTATTGGTGTTCCAAAATAAGAGAAATATCTAAAGTTCCTGTGATATTTATCTCTTCAAGAAATTCAAATATGGATATAATAATGGCTATAAATATGGGAGGAGATGATTTTATTCAAAAACCTTTATCTACAGAAATTTTAATAGCTAAAATTAATGCTTTACTTAGAAGAACTTATTCATATCATGATACTCAGACTAATGTCATTGAATATAATGGAATTGTTTTAGATATGAAAGATAATATTTTAATTTATAAAGATGAAAAAATTGAACTTACTAAAAATGAATATAAAATTTTATATGTTTTAATAAAAAATAATAATAAAATAGTCTTAAGAGATGATATAATGCGTGTTTTATGGGAAGATGAAAGTTTTGTAGATGATAATACTTTAACTGTTAATATAAATAGATTGAGAAAAAAACTTGAAGAATATGGTATAAAAGATGTTATAAAAACTAAAAAAGGGCAGGGGTATATTTTATCATGA
- a CDS encoding iron chaperone, translating into MFKTVEEYINQYPREIQAILQKVRNTIKRAAPESIEKISYGIPTFYLQGNLIHFAANQKHLGIYPGPEAVEYFKDKLEGFKTSKGTIKFSYGKPIPYDLIEDITKFRVKEQMNRMN; encoded by the coding sequence ATGTTTAAAACTGTTGAGGAATATATAAATCAATATCCGCGGGAGATACAAGCTATACTTCAAAAAGTTAGGAATACTATAAAAAGAGCAGCTCCAGAAAGTATTGAAAAAATAAGTTATGGTATACCTACTTTTTATCTTCAAGGTAATTTGATACATTTTGCAGCTAATCAAAAACATTTGGGTATATATCCAGGTCCTGAAGCAGTTGAATACTTTAAAGATAAATTAGAGGGGTTTAAAACATCTAAAGGAACTATAAAGTTTTCATATGGTAAACCAATTCCTTATGATCTAATAGAAGATATAACTAAATTTAGAGTAAAGGAACAAATGAATAGAATGAATTAA
- a CDS encoding GNAT family N-acetyltransferase — translation MKINIRKETIKDYKKVETVAREAFWNLYFPGCCEHYIIHKMRNHPDFIEDLSFIIEVDDEIIGGIFFAKAKIISNNKEYDAINFGPVFIHPKYHRMGIGRKLITHSIELAKKMGHRAILILGNPKHYETYGFLGGKHYNISMPDGKFYKGLLVLPLYENALKNISGYVSFSEVFEINDDEVDSFDKNFDYKEKKYQESQKEFEKTSTMLDD, via the coding sequence ATGAAAATAAATATTAGAAAAGAAACAATTAAAGATTATAAAAAAGTTGAAACTGTTGCAAGAGAAGCATTTTGGAACTTATACTTTCCAGGTTGTTGTGAGCATTATATAATACATAAAATGAGAAATCATCCCGATTTTATAGAAGATCTTTCTTTTATAATAGAAGTTGATGATGAAATCATTGGTGGAATTTTTTTTGCCAAAGCAAAAATTATATCAAATAATAAAGAATATGATGCTATTAATTTTGGTCCTGTATTCATACACCCAAAATATCATAGGATGGGTATTGGTAGAAAATTAATAACTCATTCTATTGAATTAGCTAAAAAAATGGGACATCGTGCTATTTTAATTTTAGGAAATCCCAAACATTATGAAACTTATGGGTTCTTAGGTGGAAAACATTATAATATTTCAATGCCTGATGGAAAGTTTTATAAAGGTTTATTAGTTCTACCTCTATATGAAAATGCTCTCAAAAATATTTCTGGATATGTTTCATTTTCAGAGGTATTCGAAATAAATGATGATGAAGTTGATTCTTTTGATAAAAACTTTGATTATAAAGAAAAAAAATATCAAGAAAGTCAAAAAGAATTTGAAAAGACAAGTACTATGCTCGATGATTGA
- a CDS encoding DUF3919 family protein: protein MKNIKNYIFLIIYILIVFFIVYLGSKGISNWYNKPYFPKNTEKNFESNMIFEQIPYKISFKYNDKRIDIVDSEFIINSWNKIKKLPYYTESTISKIGENAIKGKFIFLNEEYKNFILDEDLKIEDLYYGNEKNTFIINFKSNLMKYYEKSIIEID from the coding sequence ATGAAAAATATAAAAAATTATATATTTTTGATAATTTATATTTTAATAGTTTTTTTTATAGTATATTTAGGGTCAAAGGGTATATCAAATTGGTATAATAAACCATATTTTCCCAAAAATACAGAAAAAAATTTTGAGAGTAATATGATTTTTGAACAAATACCTTATAAAATATCTTTTAAGTATAATGATAAAAGAATAGATATAGTTGATTCAGAGTTTATAATAAACTCATGGAATAAAATAAAAAAACTTCCATATTATACAGAAAGTACTATAAGTAAAATTGGTGAAAATGCTATAAAAGGAAAATTTATATTTTTGAATGAAGAGTATAAAAATTTTATTCTAGATGAAGATTTAAAGATTGAAGATCTTTATTATGGAAATGAAAAGAATACTTTTATAATAAATTTTAAGAGTAATCTCATGAAATATTATGAAAAATCCATTATTGAAATTGATTAA
- a CDS encoding ABC transporter ATP-binding protein, translating into MSLNLKNLKKIFKSDGVENIAVDNFNLDIKEGQLVTFLGPSGCGKTTTLRMVSGFENPSAGNIILDEKDITNDPPNKRDISMMFQSYALFPHMNVRENIEFGLKLKKFSKKRIKEKADKIIELTGLSGMEKRRPDQISGGQQQRVALARSLVMEPKVLLFDEPLSNLDAKLRESMRLEIRRIQKELNITSIYVTHDQIEAMSISDLIVIMDKGKIMQIGSPYEIYSKPQNKFVADFIGNVNFLEGKISYIGEDYIKVFNKELNEEFIGYSDKELKKDDEVYIVLRPEGINTKKENRENYISGIIDKYVFLGSNIELDIRLKNGKLLHVNEYNIIEKELPVIGKNLEVYFSKKNSWIIKK; encoded by the coding sequence ATGTCATTAAATTTGAAAAATTTAAAAAAAATTTTTAAAAGTGATGGAGTAGAAAATATAGCTGTTGATAATTTTAATCTTGATATAAAAGAGGGACAACTTGTTACATTTCTTGGCCCATCTGGTTGTGGTAAAACAACTACATTAAGAATGGTATCTGGATTTGAAAATCCTTCAGCTGGAAATATAATATTGGATGAAAAAGATATAACAAATGATCCACCAAATAAAAGAGATATATCTATGATGTTTCAAAGTTATGCATTATTTCCTCATATGAATGTTAGAGAGAACATAGAATTTGGATTAAAACTAAAGAAATTTAGTAAAAAAAGAATAAAAGAAAAAGCTGATAAAATAATAGAATTAACTGGGTTAAGTGGTATGGAAAAAAGAAGACCAGATCAAATTTCGGGTGGTCAACAACAAAGAGTAGCTCTCGCAAGATCTTTAGTTATGGAGCCTAAAGTTTTATTATTTGATGAACCTCTTTCAAATCTTGATGCGAAACTTAGAGAAAGTATGAGACTTGAAATAAGAAGAATACAAAAAGAATTGAATATAACAAGTATATATGTGACTCATGATCAGATAGAAGCTATGAGTATATCAGATTTGATAGTTATAATGGATAAAGGAAAAATAATGCAAATTGGTTCTCCATATGAAATATATTCTAAACCTCAAAATAAATTTGTTGCGGATTTTATAGGAAATGTAAATTTTTTGGAAGGTAAAATAAGCTATATAGGTGAGGATTATATTAAAGTTTTTAATAAAGAACTCAATGAAGAATTTATAGGTTATTCTGATAAAGAATTGAAAAAAGATGATGAAGTTTATATAGTTTTGAGACCAGAAGGGATAAATACAAAAAAAGAAAATAGAGAAAATTATATTTCAGGTATAATAGATAAATATGTTTTTTTAGGTTCAAATATAGAATTGGATATAAGACTTAAAAATGGAAAACTTTTACATGTAAATGAATATAATATAATTGAGAAAGAACTTCCCGTTATAGGAAAAAATTTGGAAGTCTATTTTAGTAAAAAAAATAGTTGGATAATAAAAAAATGA
- a CDS encoding helix-turn-helix domain-containing protein, with protein sequence MSKKMNTIKKIQVYIEKNLNSNITLKNISEISGYSPWHTERLFKEIIGKNLFCYIRDLRLSKAALKLRDNKIKVIDIAFDFVFDSPEGFTRAFSKKFGISPKKYSKKPEPIELFIPYLAYEKKSKNKGEINMEKDVKAIFVQIIERPERKALILRGKKAKKYFEYCEEVGCDVWGVLTSVKEALYEPIGMWLPDNMIKEGTSKYVQGVEVPLNYNNKIPEGYELITLKPCKMMVFQGEPYEDENFNEAVSEVMEKIDKFDPEIYGYKWNYESDPSFQLAPMGYRGYIEARPVKEKNKS encoded by the coding sequence ATGAGTAAAAAAATGAATACTATAAAAAAAATTCAGGTATATATTGAAAAAAATTTAAATTCAAATATCACATTAAAAAATATTTCAGAAATTTCCGGATATTCTCCTTGGCATACAGAAAGATTATTTAAAGAAATCATAGGTAAAAATCTCTTTTGTTATATAAGAGATCTCAGACTTTCTAAAGCTGCCTTAAAACTAAGAGACAATAAAATAAAAGTTATAGACATTGCTTTTGATTTTGTCTTTGATTCTCCGGAAGGATTTACACGTGCATTTTCAAAAAAATTTGGAATTTCTCCTAAAAAATACAGTAAAAAACCTGAACCTATTGAACTCTTTATCCCTTATTTAGCTTATGAAAAAAAATCTAAAAATAAAGGAGAGATTAATATGGAAAAAGACGTAAAAGCTATTTTTGTACAGATTATTGAAAGACCTGAAAGAAAAGCTTTAATATTAAGAGGAAAAAAAGCAAAAAAATATTTTGAATACTGTGAAGAAGTTGGATGTGATGTATGGGGTGTACTCACAAGTGTAAAAGAAGCTTTATACGAACCTATTGGAATGTGGCTTCCTGACAATATGATAAAAGAAGGAACTTCAAAGTATGTTCAAGGAGTTGAAGTTCCTTTGAATTATAATAATAAAATACCAGAAGGTTATGAACTCATAACTCTAAAACCCTGCAAAATGATGGTTTTTCAAGGAGAACCATATGAAGATGAAAATTTCAATGAAGCTGTATCTGAAGTAATGGAAAAAATAGATAAATTTGATCCAGAAATATACGGATACAAATGGAATTATGAATCAGATCCTTCATTTCAACTCGCACCAATGGGATATCGTGGCTATATTGAAGCAAGACCTGTAAAAGAAAAAAATAAATCTTAA
- a CDS encoding response regulator transcription factor translates to MKILVIDDEESILDLIRMNLMLEDYNVLVADNGKKGIEIFESERPDFLILDIMLPDTDGFSILKEIRSIDKDTPIIMLTAKNQINDKLIGLHLGADDYITKPFDSRELILRIKAIEKRMKKEKEANILPNYLEIDISKRIILIDKKEIYFTKKEFEILNLFANNPNRVFSREVLLEKIWGYEIPVDTRAVDMLIQRVRKKMGIYGEKIISLYGIGYKFEV, encoded by the coding sequence ATGAAAATTCTTGTTATAGATGATGAAGAAAGTATATTAGATTTGATAAGAATGAATTTGATGCTTGAAGATTATAATGTTTTAGTTGCTGATAATGGAAAGAAAGGAATTGAAATTTTTGAATCTGAAAGACCAGATTTCTTGATACTTGATATAATGTTACCCGATACAGATGGTTTTTCTATTTTAAAAGAAATAAGAAGCATAGATAAAGATACTCCCATAATAATGTTGACTGCAAAAAATCAAATAAATGATAAATTAATAGGATTGCATTTAGGTGCTGATGACTATATAACAAAACCTTTTGATAGTCGTGAATTAATACTTAGAATAAAGGCTATAGAGAAGAGAATGAAAAAAGAAAAAGAAGCGAATATATTGCCAAATTATCTTGAAATAGATATTTCTAAAAGGATTATACTCATAGATAAAAAAGAAATTTATTTTACAAAAAAAGAGTTTGAAATTTTAAATTTATTTGCGAATAATCCCAATAGAGTATTTTCAAGAGAAGTTTTACTCGAAAAAATATGGGGATATGAAATACCAGTTGATACGAGAGCTGTAGATATGTTGATTCAAAGAGTTAGAAAAAAGATGGGGATTTATGGAGAAAAGATAATAAGTCTTTATGGAATAGGATATAAATTTGAGGTGTAA
- a CDS encoding ABC transporter permease produces MFSEENKNKAKKLFKNPIIMILIIIIFSLIALFIIYPLIRVLQVSFTNSEGNISLEIYKDVFGNNYMKKGFFNSILIASLTAIIGTILGFLFAYTLNRTDIPFKKLFKTIAVIPMVFPPFIGALAIIMLFGFNGLITAKIFGIRNFPVYGLWGLMIAQIVSFFPVAFITLDGVISTISPTLEDAAFNLKANRKQVFFKVILPLSVPGIASTMLILFIESLADFGNPLILAGSRFPVLSVQAYLQITGMFDLKTGAALAVWLLIPSIIAFVVQKYWIGKKKYITVTGKPNTSTIKSVGPITKWVLFTIIVIISLFILLIYVTIFWGAFTKVWGMNNQFTFDNFKYVFDVGGQSIIDTLIIALTSTPISALLGMIIAFLIVRKTFPLKRTMEFTSLLNFAVPGTVIGIGYILAFNSKPILLTGTFIILVINFVFRYVPVGIQSGMALLGQVDPAIEEAAYTLGADDKTVFSKITLPLIIPAFFSAMVYSFVRSMTAISAAIFLVSANWNLMTVQILSQSDSGRLSEACAFSVILIIIIFVFMGILKLFLKNKISLVNNSQR; encoded by the coding sequence ATGTTCAGTGAAGAAAATAAAAATAAAGCAAAAAAACTTTTCAAAAATCCCATAATAATGATATTAATAATTATTATATTTAGTTTAATAGCACTTTTTATTATTTATCCATTGATTAGAGTTTTACAAGTTAGTTTTACAAATTCAGAGGGTAATATATCTTTAGAAATTTATAAAGATGTATTTGGAAACAATTATATGAAAAAAGGATTTTTTAATTCAATATTAATAGCTTCTCTAACAGCTATTATAGGTACGATATTAGGATTTTTATTTGCTTATACTTTGAATAGAACAGATATACCATTTAAAAAGCTTTTTAAAACTATAGCAGTTATACCAATGGTTTTTCCACCATTTATTGGAGCTTTAGCAATAATAATGTTATTCGGATTTAATGGCCTTATAACAGCAAAAATTTTTGGTATAAGAAATTTTCCAGTTTATGGGTTATGGGGACTTATGATAGCTCAAATAGTTTCATTTTTCCCCGTTGCTTTTATAACTCTTGATGGGGTGATATCTACTATTTCTCCAACTCTTGAAGATGCAGCTTTTAATTTAAAAGCCAATAGAAAACAAGTATTTTTTAAGGTAATTCTTCCTCTATCAGTTCCTGGAATAGCAAGTACTATGTTAATACTCTTTATAGAATCGTTGGCTGATTTTGGAAATCCATTAATACTTGCAGGTTCAAGATTTCCCGTGTTATCTGTTCAAGCCTATCTTCAAATAACGGGAATGTTTGATTTGAAGACTGGAGCAGCATTAGCTGTATGGCTTTTAATTCCTTCCATAATAGCTTTTGTAGTTCAAAAATATTGGATAGGAAAGAAAAAATACATAACAGTTACTGGAAAACCAAATACTTCAACTATAAAAAGTGTTGGTCCTATAACAAAATGGGTATTATTTACAATTATAGTTATAATTTCTCTTTTTATACTTTTAATATATGTAACTATTTTTTGGGGAGCATTTACAAAAGTTTGGGGAATGAATAATCAATTTACATTTGATAATTTTAAATATGTTTTTGATGTTGGTGGACAATCTATAATAGATACATTGATAATAGCTCTTACATCTACACCTATATCGGCATTGCTCGGTATGATAATCGCTTTTTTAATAGTCAGAAAAACATTTCCTTTAAAAAGAACTATGGAATTTACATCATTATTGAATTTTGCAGTTCCAGGTACTGTAATAGGTATAGGCTATATATTGGCCTTTAACTCAAAACCAATATTATTGACTGGAACTTTTATAATACTTGTAATAAACTTTGTTTTTAGATATGTTCCTGTTGGAATTCAATCTGGAATGGCTCTTTTAGGTCAAGTTGATCCTGCAATTGAAGAAGCGGCATATACTTTAGGGGCAGATGATAAAACTGTTTTTTCTAAAATAACTTTACCTCTAATAATTCCTGCTTTTTTTTCAGCGATGGTTTATTCTTTTGTTAGATCTATGACAGCCATAAGTGCGGCTATATTTTTAGTCTCAGCAAATTGGAATCTTATGACTGTGCAAATTCTTTCTCAGAGTGATTCTGGAAGACTTTCAGAAGCATGTGCTTTTTCTGTAATTTTGATAATAATAATATTTGTATTTATGGGAATATTAAAATTATTTTTAAAAAATAAAATATCACTCGTAAATAATAGTCAGAGGTGA
- a CDS encoding MurR/RpiR family transcriptional regulator, giving the protein MEKNNYMQSIMNIYSKLKGAEKRVADYILKNPFEIIHMTITELSEKCKCGEATVFRLSKKLGYTGFQQLKISIASENVEPIKNVHWEIKKDDDITIIKQKVFNSTINSLKETLNLNDSKNLNEAIKILSESNKKVFYGMGGSSAIALDAYHKFLKIDKDCIYHSDSHFQAMLSASLNEKDCILAISNTGSNKELIENLKIAKENNTKIISITSNIKSPIAKVSDIILIAYGKENDFKSEASESRISALTLIDTIFVGSCLKKKDDYFCNLEKIRNSISKKRF; this is encoded by the coding sequence ATGGAAAAAAACAACTATATGCAGTCCATAATGAACATATATTCAAAATTAAAAGGGGCTGAAAAAAGAGTTGCAGACTATATACTAAAAAATCCTTTTGAAATAATTCATATGACCATAACTGAACTCTCTGAAAAATGCAAATGTGGCGAAGCTACGGTATTCAGGCTCAGTAAAAAACTTGGTTATACAGGATTTCAACAATTAAAAATCAGCATAGCAAGTGAAAATGTTGAACCAATAAAAAATGTACATTGGGAAATAAAAAAAGATGATGATATAACTATAATAAAACAAAAAGTATTTAATTCAACAATAAACTCATTGAAAGAAACTTTAAATCTAAATGATTCTAAAAATTTAAATGAAGCTATAAAAATACTTTCTGAATCTAATAAAAAAGTATTCTATGGTATGGGAGGTTCATCTGCTATAGCTCTCGATGCCTATCATAAATTTTTAAAAATAGACAAAGATTGCATATATCATTCCGATTCTCATTTTCAAGCAATGCTAAGTGCATCTTTAAATGAAAAAGATTGTATTTTAGCGATTTCAAATACAGGAAGTAATAAAGAATTAATAGAAAACCTAAAAATTGCAAAAGAAAATAATACAAAAATAATATCAATTACTTCAAATATAAAATCCCCAATTGCAAAGGTCTCAGATATAATATTAATCGCTTATGGTAAAGAAAATGATTTCAAAAGCGAAGCTTCAGAATCAAGAATAAGTGCTTTGACCCTTATAGACACTATTTTTGTTGGAAGTTGCCTTAAGAAAAAAGATGATTATTTTTGTAATTTAGAAAAAATAAGAAACTCAATATCAAAAAAAAGATTTTAA
- a CDS encoding ABC transporter substrate-binding protein, giving the protein MKKLLSVLTFILVGIMFFGELIVYTSVDEANARKILTKFSKDTGIKVKYIFLSSGPALARLEAEKNNPQADIWFGAPMSNHIIAKERDLTISYKSQFQAIESTFYDKEGYYHAFYMNPIGIGVNLSVMEQIKADIPKTWEDLSKSEYQNMIQYPNPQSSGTAYSLITGLISIYGEKGAMEYLKQIAPNVQSYTQSGTGPSKTVGVGQAGIGIQFTPAFFQFKEQGYPVDVVFPAKGVPYESACLSIVKGTKNIDESKKLVDWILSKQGQQAIVDEKTYFYPVRKDVDFGTLQPLSTIKLISVDEKWAAENKKRIIDDWVNEVLPVK; this is encoded by the coding sequence ATGAAAAAATTATTATCAGTTTTAACTTTTATTCTTGTTGGAATTATGTTTTTTGGTGAATTAATAGTTTATACGAGTGTTGATGAAGCTAATGCAAGAAAAATACTTACAAAGTTTTCTAAAGATACTGGTATAAAAGTAAAGTATATATTTTTATCATCAGGACCAGCTTTAGCAAGACTTGAAGCAGAAAAAAATAATCCACAAGCAGATATATGGTTTGGGGCTCCAATGTCAAATCATATAATAGCAAAAGAAAGAGACTTGACAATATCTTATAAATCTCAATTTCAAGCTATAGAAAGTACTTTTTATGATAAAGAAGGATATTATCATGCTTTTTATATGAATCCAATAGGAATAGGAGTAAATTTGAGTGTTATGGAACAGATAAAAGCAGATATACCTAAAACATGGGAAGATTTATCAAAATCAGAATATCAAAATATGATACAGTATCCTAATCCACAATCATCTGGAACTGCTTATTCTTTAATAACAGGTCTTATAAGTATATATGGAGAAAAAGGTGCTATGGAATATTTAAAACAAATAGCTCCTAATGTTCAATCATATACACAATCAGGAACAGGTCCATCTAAAACAGTAGGTGTTGGTCAGGCCGGTATAGGTATTCAATTCACTCCTGCCTTTTTCCAATTTAAAGAACAAGGATATCCAGTTGATGTAGTATTTCCTGCAAAAGGAGTTCCTTATGAGTCAGCTTGTCTTTCAATAGTTAAAGGAACAAAGAATATTGATGAATCAAAAAAACTTGTTGATTGGATATTGTCAAAACAAGGTCAACAAGCGATAGTCGATGAAAAAACATATTTTTATCCAGTTAGAAAAGATGTTGATTTTGGAACTTTACAACCATTATCAACAATAAAGTTGATAAGTGTAGATGAAAAATGGGCAGCAGAAAATAAAAAGAGAATAATAGATGATTGGGTAAATGAAGTTCTTCCTGTAAAATAA